The genomic stretch CCGGCGGCAAAATGGCTTCCGTATTTGTGATGGGTATGCTCTCAGCACTAATTGTTGGCCCCTGCGTGGCGCCACCTTTGGCCGTGGCCTTGGGCTATATCGGCCAAACCGGCGATGCCGCGCTAGGCGGCCTGGCCTTATACAGCATGGCGCTGGGCACTGGTGTACCCTTGGTGTTGGTAGGTACTTTCGGCGGGCATATCCTGCCCAAGGCTGGTACGTGGATGAACAGCATCAAACACGCCTTCGGTATCATCCTTTTGGCCGTGGCCGTGTATCTGGCTGCCCCCTTCCTGCCCTATGCACTCACCGTTTCGCTCTATTCCCTGCTGCTGGTGATTCCCGGTGGCCTGCTCTTGGGCAAACACCTGCGTGCGCGGCAACTCAAGCCGCTGGCTATGGGGCTGGGCAGCCTCTTGCTCACCATCGGCGTGTTTTTTGCCGTGCAGAGCGTGCGCATGCAGCCCACCTTCCTGCACCAAGCACTCACCGTGTTCCCGCAGCAGCAAACCGCACACCAAGTATTTACCACGCCGCAGCAGCTCAACAGTGCCATGCAGAGGGCTTTGGCCAGTGGTAAGCCGGTGGTGCTGGATTTTTATGCTGACTGGTGCGCCAGCTGCAAAGAGATGGAACATAAAACCTTCAGCCGCCCCGAAGTGCAGGCTGCTGTGCCGCCCGATCGTGTATTTAAAATCGACCTCACCGACAACACGCCCGAGCATCGCGCGCTATTACAGGAATACGGTCTGCCCGGTCCGCCCGGCATCTTCGTTATCCACCCCGATGGCCGCCGCAGTAGCCCGCTCATCGGCTTTACCGAGCCAGCAGCGTTTATCGAGTGGTATCAGCAGCAGGTTTCCTGAGACCGATTGGAATTTAAGAGCGAAGGCTGCCTGAAAAGTGTTTCAGGTAGCCTTTTCTTTATTACAAGCAACAATCGCAATACATTCTTTATACAGTAAACAACAAGACACGTTCCCTCGATGGATTATTGTGCCCCTACGGGCTTACCACCTTGCCCCTAAAAATAATCACTTTCGCTATAACACTCTATAAAACAAAGTATTTCGGCTATTGCCTTTCCCACATCTGAGGCTACCTGAAACCTCTCCGCCACATCCTACCGCCACATCCTCACCACACCCTACCTCAAACCGCACATTTCGCGTATCATTAAGCTGCCTTAATTTTTATTATGCCGGGTTAAAACCGGCAAAGAGCAAACGCGGCAAAACTGCGCTGCTCAAGTTGCAATCCGCCATACCAACCAAAGAAGCTCAAGAGGAGCCCAGCATGAGCCTGCCGACCCCCGTTTTGCGCCTGCAAGACAGTGCCCGCCAACAGAATTTTGCAGAAGATTTCCTCCCCTTCCTTGCCGGCTATTATCGCCAGGCCGACTTTGCCGACCTAGCCAGCTATAGCGACACAGAACTATTATCTGCCGCCGATTCGCACCGCAAGCTCGCCCAAGAGCCCCGTGCCGCCAGCAAAGCCGTGGTGCGCGTTTCGCCTACTGGCGACACTGTGCGGCACACGCTGGTGGAAATTGTGGCCGACCACCTCCCCTTCTTACTCGACTCCCTGTTAATGCTGCTCAATCGTGAGCAGCGTGTGCCTTTAGCCGTGTTACACAGTGCATGGCAGGTAAAGCGCAATGCAGACGGCAAAGCTGCCACCCTCGAAGAAGCTGCCAAAGAAAGCAGCGCACAGGAAACATTGGTGGCCATGTATCTGAAAGGTGGCGAGGCCGCACAAGACCAAAAACTGGCCAAGCAAATCCGCAGCCTCTTAGCCGAATTGGGCACGATTGTGGAAAGCGAACACAAACTGCGCGGCCAGCTTTTCCTGGTTAACCAGATGATTCTGAACGAAGGCCGCAGCCAAGATGCGGAAATCGTTTCCTTCCTCAGCTGGCTGGCCGACCGCCATTTCCTCCTGATGGGTTTCTGCGAATACGATTTGGTCAACCATTCCGGCAGCCCGCGCTTGCAGGCCAAAGCCAACACTGCGCAAGGCATCCTCGCTGGTAACAGCAATCTGATTGCCGATAATTTTGCCGCCCTCTCCGATGCCGACAAGAAACAATGGCTGCGCCACAACCGCCTGCTGCTCAACAAATCGCAGCAGCGTAGCCGCATCCACCGCCCGGCCTATCTCAACCAAGTCAGCATCCAAAAACTCAATGCCAACGGCCAAGTTGTCGGCCAATGGTGCTTCATCGGTCTCTACACCGCCACCGCCTACACAGACAGCATCTGGAACATCCCCGTACTGCGCGACAAAGCCAAACATGTGCTGAACCACTTTGATGTTGCCGATGGTAGCCATCAAGAGCACAACCTGCGCCACCTGCTGCAAACCTACCCGCGCGACGAGCTGTTTGAATCCAGCAACGAAGAACTGACCGAAGCTGCTGCCAGCCTGCTTGCGCTGGGCCAGCGCCCGCGCGTGCGCCTGTTTGCCCGCAGCGATGTATTCAAGCGCTACGTTTCCGTGCTGTGCTATCTACCCAAAGAACAATTCGGCAGCCAACTGTGCCAACGCATTGCAGGCTACCTGAAAGCCACTCTGGCCGCCGAAAGCTGCGAATACACCGTGCAACTGACCGACGACAACCCGCTCGCCTGCGTCCAATTCCTGTGCCGCACCAATGCCGGCAAACTGCCTGCCTTTACCCGCAGCGAGCTGGAACGACACGTTGCCGGCCTGGCAGCCAATGCCGAAACCACCCCGCAGGCTGCCGCACCACAACCCAAAGCCGAACAGAAAAAACAGCCTGAAGCCAAACACAAAGCCAAGGCCAAATCTGCATCTGCCGCCCACGAAGACGATACCGCCTTCTCCGCTGCCTACCGCGAAGCTTTCAGCCCCGACCAGGCCCTTACCGACCTCAAACACACCGAACTCCTCAACGACAACCGCGTGCTGGTTACCGTCTTCTCCGAGCAGGAAAATCCAGCCGCGCCCTACGCGCTGCGCCTCTACACCCCGCAAATCAGCCCACCGCTATCGCAAACCCTGCCCATTATTGGGAACATGGGGTTCGACGTGCATACCGCTGTGCCCTATACCCTGCACACCGAGAACAGTGCCGTCGGCCTGAACCACTTCTCCCTCAAACCCAATGTGCCTGTCCACGCTCAAGCCGATGGCTGCGATGCCTTGGGAAGCGAACTGCCTGCGCTGTTTGCCGAAGTATGGGCAGGCCGTGTGGAAAACGACCGCTTCAACGCCTTGGTACTCTCTGCCGGCATCACCTGGCGCAACAGCGTGCTGCTGCGTGCGCTGGCCAAATATTTGAAACAAGCTACCCTGCCGTTCTCCCAAGAGCGCATCGAGCAAACCCTCATTCGCCATGGCGTCATCGCCGCCAAACTGGTGGAACTGTTTGCTGCCCGCCTGCACCCCGAAGAAGCCGACGAGAACCGTGCTCTGATGATCAACAGCGAGCTCACTGGCCTCTTAGCCGACGTACCCTCGCTGGATGAAGAGCGCATCATCAACGCCTTCCGTTCCGTGATTTTGGCGGTGTGCCGCACCAACTTCTGGCAAACCGACAAAGAAGGCGGCCTGAAATCCGAAATCAGCCTAAAAATCAAATCTAAAGACATCCCCTTCCTACCCAAGCCGCTCCCGCTGTTTGAAATTTGGGTGTACAGCCCGCGTGTGGAAGGTACCCACCTGCGCGGCAGCAAAGTGGCTCGCGGCGGCCTGCGCTGGTCCGACCGTTTCGACGACTTCCGCACCGAAGTGCTGGGCTTGGTGAAAGCACAGATGGTGAAAAACGCCGTGATCGTGCCCGGCGGCTCCAAAGGCGGTTTCGTGTGCAAACAACTACCCGATGCCGCTACCGATCGCGAAGGCTACCTAAAAGAAGGCATCGCCTGCTATAAGATCTTCATCAACGCCTTGCTCGACCTTACCGACAACCGCACCGCCGAAGGCATCGAGCCGCCGCAGCAGCTGCACCGCCGCGACGGTGATGATCCCTACTTGGTAGTGGCTGCCGACAAAGGCACCGCCTCCTTCTCCGACACCGCCAATGCCCTCTCCGCCGAACACGGCTTCTGGCTGGACGACGCCTTCGCCTCCGGCGGCAGCGCCGGCTACGACCACAAAGGCATGGGCATCACTGCGCGTGGTGCGTGGGAATCGGTAAAACGCCATTTCCGCCATTTGGGTAAAGATATCCAAAACGAAGACTTCACCGTAGTCGGCATTGGCGACATGGGCGGCGACGTATTCGGCAACGGTATGCTGCTGTCCGAGCACATCCTGCTCAAAGCCGCCTTCAACCACCGCCACATCTTCATCGATCCGAACCCCAGCGCCGCCAAGAGCTTTGAAGAGCGCAAACGCCTGTTCCAAAGTGGCGGCGGTTGGGAAAAATACAGCCGTGCACAGATTTCGCAGGGCGGCGGCGTGTATGAACGCAGCGCCAAGTCCATCGAGATTACGCCCGAAGTGAAAGCCTGGCTCGATATCGAAGCCGACAGCCTGACCCCCAACGAGCTCATCCGCGAGCTGCTCAAAGCCGATGTGGAACTGATCTACAACGGCGGTATCGGCACCTACATCAAAGCCGCTTCCGAAAGCCACGCCGACGTGCGCGACAAAGCCAACGACGAAGTGCGCGTGAATGGCGGCGAAATGCGAGCTAAAGTGTTGGGCGAAGGCGGCAATCTCGGCGCCACCCAGCTGGGCCGCATCGAATACTGGCAAAGCGGCGGCCGCTGCTGCACCGATGCCATCGACAACTCCGCCGGTGTAGACTGCTCCGACCACGAAGTAAACATCAAAATCCTGCTCGGCGAAGCCGTGCGTGCCGAACGCCTAACGCTGGAAGAGCGCGATGAGTTGCTCCGGGACATGACCGGCGAAGTGGCGCAATTGGTGTTGCAAGACAACTATCTGCAAACCCAAGCCCTCTCTGTTGCCCAGCTCAACCCAGCAGGCTACCTGAAAACCGCTGCCGCGCTCATCCGTTATTTGCAAGAAAACGCCGGTCTCGACCGCTCCGTGGAATTCCTGCCGGATGAAGCCGAAATCAACTGCCGCACCGAAGCCGGCAAAGGCCTGAGCAACCCCGAAGTTGCAGTATTGCTGTCTTACAGCAAAATGCACTGCCAAGACAACCTCTTGGGCAGCGACCTTCCCGACGACCCCAACTTCCTGCCCGCGCTTATCCGCTATTTCCCTGCCCCGCTCCAGCAGCAATACGGCACCGAAATGCAGCAGCACTACCTGCGGCGCGAAATCATCGCCAACCAGCTGGCCAACCGCGTCATCAACCGCATGGGTATGCACTTTATCCAGCGTTGCAGCGAAGAAAACCAAGCTTCCGTGGCCGATGTGGTACGCGCCTACTGGGTGGCCGATATCCTGCTCGATGGCGAAGAGCGTTTCCGCGCCGTGCAGGCTCTCGACAACCGCCTGCCTGCCGAAGCGCAAATGCGCCTGTGTGCCGACATTGCCGAGCTTATCGGCCATGTAGCCGGCCAGCTGCTGCGCAGCAAACGCCCCTTCGACAACATCGGCAGCCTCATCAGCCACTACCGCGCTCCCACCACCGAGTTCATGCAGCAACTGCCGGAGCGCATCCAGGCCGAAGAGCACCCCAGCATCGCCGAACGCGAAACTTGGCTCGGCAGCTATAGCGTGTTCAGCCAGCAGGAAGCTGCTATGCTCGCACGCCTGCCCTTTGCCGCCAATGTGTTGGCCGTAGTGGATTTGGCCGCCAAAATCGGCAAGCCCATTGCCACTGTTGCCAAAGCCTACTTCATGCTCTCCGAAAAACTGAACATGAGCTGGATCTACCGCGCCATCGCCAAACTGCCGAGCGACAACCAATGGCAGTCGCAAGCCGGTTTGGCCATGTATGAAGACGCCACCAACATCCATTTGGCGTTCACGCGCGACTTCCTGCAGGCCGGCAGCAACAGCCGTGCCGCCGCCAAAATCGCCGCAGCACGCAGCCAGATTGCCGACATGCAGCACTACGAACCAGTCGACTTGTCTATGCTCTCCGCGCTGGTACGCAACCTGTCCAAAATCGTGGCAGCAGGCTGAAGCTACACAGCATGAACCACACCGTTTCCGCCGAACAACCGCTGCTCGCCATCGACACTTCCACCCAGTGGTTGTCGTTGGCGCTACGGCACAACGGCCACACTCGTCTGTTTCATCAGGAAACCGGCAATCGGCAGTCTGAACTCATCCTGCCGCAGATTACCACCCTGCTGGATGAAGCTGGGCTGACTGTGCGCGAACTGGCCGCCATTGCCTATGCCCAAGGCCCGGGCACATTTACCGGCCTGCGCATCGGCGCCGGTGTGGCGCAAGGCCTGGCTGCGCCGTTCGGCATTCCGCTCATTCCTGTGCCCTGCCTCGATGCAGTCGCTTCGCTCTGCCCCGGCCAAACTGCCGTGCTAGCGGCCACCGATGCGCGCATGGGCGAAGTGTTCTATGCCTGGTTCAACACCCAAACCCAACAACGCTTGAGCGATTACCAAGTGGGCAAAGCCGACGAAATCAGGCTACCTGAAAACCTTTCAGGTAGCCTCAACCCTGATGGCATCAGCGGCATCGGCAACGCTTTTGCCCTGCCCGAGCCCCCGCCCTTCCCAGGCCGTTCCGACATGCCCACCGCCGAGCACTACTTGGCGCTGACCGCCTCCGGCCGCTACCCCGCCGTTTCCGCCGCCGAGGCCGAACTGCTCTACGTGCGCAACAAAGTCGCCCTCACCGCAGCCGAACAGGCCGCGCGCAAAGGAGCGGCATGATCGTCCGCCTTGCCCGCCCAGGCGACAGCGCCGCCCTGGCCGCGCTCGATGCGCAATGCAATCCCTCCCCTTGGTCGGAAAAGCAATTCGCCGCCTGCATCGGCCATGCCAACGAAACCGTGCTCTTGGCCGAACAAGGCCGCGAGCTGGCCGGGCTCATCGTGTGGCAAACCATCCTCGACGAAGCTGAGCTGCACCTCATCGATACCGCCCCTGCCTACCGCCGCCAAGGTGTGGCCAGCCTGCTGCTCGGCCACCTATTCAAACAGGCCAAAGCCAAAAATATCCGCCGCATCTTCCTCGAAGTGCGCCACAGCAACCGCGCCGCCATTGCCCTGTATCAACAATACGGCTTCATCTCCTGCGGCAGCCGCCCCGGCTACTACCCCTGCCCGGACGGCAGCCGCGAAGATGCCCTGCTGATGGAGAAACCATGCTGAGCAGCCGCTATCCCCGCCTGCACGAAGCCCTCGGCCTCGGCCCCATGTGGCTCAAACGCAGTGCCTGCATTACTGAGAATACCCACCCCGAATCACAAAGGCTACCTGAAAACAAGCATAGCGAATTTCGCCAAAACGGGCACAGCGAGCTTCAACCAAACCCGCCCCACTCTACCGCACCTGCAGCCCAACCCAGGCTACCCGAAAGTGAACGAAGTGAGCTTCGGCAAAATGAGGCCGGCAAGTTTCAGCAACATCAAAACCACACCCTTGCGCCAAACCAACCCGCCGCCCGCACCATGCCGCCCCCGCAAGGCCACCGTGCCAATGTGCTGGCTACCATAGCCACTTCCCAGCCTTTACAGCCCACTCCTGCGCAAGTCGACAACGAAAGCAACCCCCTCGCCGCCGTGCAACGGCTTTGGGCAGCACTGCTCCCTGCCACCTTCGCCAACATAGAAGAGCTGCAACAGCAAGCCGCCGCCTGTGCCACCTGCTCCCTACACAGCCAGCGCAAACAAGCCCTCAGCGGCTACGGCGCCATGCCCGCTCGCATCATGGTGATCAGCCTCAACCCCGCCCCCAGCGATGACGAAACCGGCCAGCTCATCAGCGGCCGGCACGGCCGGTTGCTCGACAATATGCTCGCCGCCATCGGCCTGGCGCCCGAACAAGTCTTCCGTACCGCCTGGCTGCGCTGCACGCCTCGCATCGCCCTCAAAACCACCCCCAAAGAACAAGTGCGCTGCGCCGCCTTTATCCGCCAAGAATTCGCCTGGGTGCAGCCGCAAGCCGTCCTCCTGCTCGGCAACAGCTTCTACGACCCCGCCCGCCGCTGGCTGCTCAAACAACTCATCGGCCGCACCCCCGCTTTCACAGTCCCCCACCCCGCCATCCTCCTGCGCCAGCCCGAGCTCAAAGCCCAAGCCTGGCACAGCCTCAAACAGCTCAAAGCCGCCTTGGCCAAAGCCTAAGCAAGCTGCACAATATTTTTCAGGTAGCCTTTCCCAGCAGGCTACCTGAAATTTTTTCGATTCAACCCAAACAAACTCAGCTGCTCTCGCCAATGTTATACCCTACCCCGTTACGTTATACTGGATTATAAATTTATATAAATCAACAAATTACTTGCAATCAGCATCCATTTCCACTATCATCGCCGCATCTACAAAACACACTCTTACGAAAGGAAAGGAAATGAACAACTGTCATACCCATGCCAACCACCAACACGTTCACGACCAAGGCTGCGGCCATACCGCCATTAAACACGGCGACCACATCGACTATATCCATGACGGCCACCTGCACCACGAACACAACAGCCACTATGATGAACACAGCCTCGATGTAAACGCCACCAACCCCGACGGCTGCCACCCCGTGCAAACCTGTAACGGCCATGTTCACGGCGAAGGCTGCGGCCACGAAGCCGTACCGCACGGCGACCACATCGACTACATCGTAAACGGCCGGCTGCACCACCAACACAGCGACCACTGCGATGACCACGGCCCGGTGGAAATCGTTAAGTAAGCCCATGCAAAAATAATTTCAGGTAGGCTTTTCATCACGAAAGGCTACCTGAAATTATTCGGCTAGAGCTAAATCAACCATTTCCTCAGTAGAGCCAAAGCAATTATTGATTTCCCTATCAGGCGGCAAACCGCAGGCATGCTAAAATTTCCTCTCCCCCACCATCCCGAAAGCCCATCATGAACAAAGCCCTCATCGTCGGCATTGCCGGCCTCCTCGTATTCAGTGGCGCAACCGCAGGCGGCAGCCTCTATGTTAACCAACAGCAAACAGGCAATGCCTACTCCCTCAAGCTCATGCACCGCTTCTCCAACCTGGCCAACTTCCAAACCCAACCCAAGCTGGGCGTCCTATCCGGCAGTGCCCAATGGTAAGGCAACCTCGTTCTCGACCCCTGCCAGCCTAGGAATAAAATTACCATCCGGAGCAGCGACACCATCCATCGTTCACTCTCCAACTACTGCATCGACAGCAAAATCCACATCGTATCCGACTCCCCATAGCTCCACACCTACTTCCCAGAAGGCTTCCTCCTCAATGCCCGCCGCCACATCAGCTGGGGCGGCAACGTGCAAACCAGCTTCAACCTCCCCGGCCGCACCGTGCAGAAAGACAACAACACCCTCACCTGGCAAGACATCAACGGCCAAGTTACCCTGCACAAAGAAAACAACGAACTCACCCTGCCCCCCAGGCCAATACGGCAATATCGAAAACATCCGGCCCGAAACCCTGGTGCAGAACCTGCAATACCGTGCCGACATCCGCATCCACCAAGGCTTCATCCAAGCTGCCAACCACACTTTTGCCGACTGGTCGAACCGCAGCTACAACGAAGAAGACACCCGGCAAATCATCGCCAAGCTGCTCCAGCTTCCCGAAGCCAAACAGGAAGGCGACACCATCCACCTGATCTACCGCAAACCCTAAACAGGCCAAGCATCTGCCCATTTTTCAGGTAGCCTGCATTCCGGCAGGCTACCTGAAAATCATCCTCTTCCACCGTGGAAGAGAGCTATGGCTGAAATCATTATTTCTTCATTCCAAGCGGCAGGCGGCAAACAGTACAAGTAATACGGCAAAGCGAGCCAGCGCAGTGGAAGAAATTACAACCCTAGCCATAGGCAGAAAACAATAAACCGCAAGCCGACATGATTGCCGCCGACACATCAAAAAGGCTACCTGAAATCCTCTCCGTTTTCAGGTAGCCTTTGCTATAGCTGAAGTACATTTTTCATACCACGCAGCGAACTACGGTCAGCACACATATATGGCAAGGCGGACAATGCTGTGGGAAGTGTTGTACTTCAACTGTAGCCAGCCGTCCGCCTAGTCAATCCCGATATCCAAACACACAATCTCGCCGCACCACTGCTGTGCGGTGGGGCCGGCGTGGGCGGGTTTGAGGGCGGCAAAGGCGTAGGTGAGGTTGGCGCGGAAGGTGTCGGCGGCGGCTTCCCCGGTGTCGCCGTTGAGGCCGGTGGGGATATCGAGCGCCACTTTGTAGCCGGCAGCGCGGTTGAGCAGGCGGCAGCTTTCGGCGGCCTCGGGCGGCAGGCTACCTGAAAAACCGGTGCCGAAAATGCCGTCGATAATCAGGCCATAGCCTTGCTCCAGCGCGGCAGGCAATGCCTCAGCCGGCAGGAAGCGGATGCCATCCAAACCCTGGAGGCGTTGGCGGTTGGTTTCGGCCAAATCCGACAGCGTCGTGCCCAAGAGCAACACAATATCGGCCTGCCAGCCGTGCTGCTGCAACACGCGAGCAATCACCAGCGCATCGCCGCCGTTATTGCCTTTGCCGCACACCAGCAGGGCCCGGCCCGGCATGGGCAGTCGGCGCAGCAAATCGGCAGCAGCAGCCTGCCCAGCATTTTCCATCAGCTGCAAAAAGCTGGTGCCAGCCGCCACCGCAGCCTGTTCCCGCTCGCGCATCTGGGCGGCGGTGTAGATTTTCGGGGGATTCTGCGGCATGGTGTTCTCCTGTATTGGGGTGGGCAAAATTCTATGCCCTTCTAGGCAAACAGGCTACCTGAAGATTTTCAGGTAGCCTGTTTGGCATGCAATCCCAATGCAATTTTAACGCCGATGCTGCTTAGACAAACGCTGCAAATGGCTCGGATGCACCGTGTGCGTTTCCACCCTGCCCTGTTCCACCGCATTGAGGATGGCTCGGCCTTTTTGGTCTTGCGGGAAGTTGCGCACATATTCGCGCAGCAGCGGCAGGGCTTCGCTGCGTTTATTTTGCGTTAAAAGAGCAGTGGCCAAATCCCGGCCACTTTCTTTATGGCCGGCTTGGTAGGCGGCGCGCAACATGGGAATGGCGCGTTCCATGCGGGCGCTGGAAGCGAGGAAGTTGCCGAATTCGCCCTGCACGGCGGGTTTAGCCGCGGCAGGAGCAAGGGCAAGCAGGCGGGCGTAGTCGGCTTCGGCATGTTCGGCATAGCCGGCTTGGTCGAGGTTGTACCCCATCCAGTTGAAACGGGCGCGCATTTGCAGGAGCGCTAAGTACCCTTGGCTGGGCGCGGCACCGGCACGCGGCGTATTGTTTTGCACGAGGCTGTCGAGCAGCACGCCCAAAGGCTGCAAATCGGCGATGGCGCGGCGGTGGTCGGCATCGTTGTCGAACTGCACAGAGTATTCCGCCGCGTGTGCAGCCAAATTATCAAACGCACGCTGCACGGCACAGGCATATTCACATTAATCGGCGGATGCTCGGGGCTGCCACTCACCAAGCTTTGCGGGTTCAACGGCATATAGGGCGCGGCACGGGTAGGCCGCAGTGGAAACAGGTATTGGCTTGGGATTCGGTGTGGCTCATGGTGTATGCTTTGCTTATAGGACGGTGCGGATTATAGGCTACCTGAAAATTTTCGGGGCGGGAATAATCTGATGAGAAGCGGATTGATGCCGATATTTGATGTATCGCATTCAAATTTAAAAAGATTTGCTTGCAAAAAATCATTAAACCAGCTATATTCCCAGCAAGCTGTGAAGGCAGTATTTTCAGAGCGATGTATCCGATGTTTTAAGGCATGACGGCAGGCAAATTGCCCGAAATGCACCGA from Eikenella exigua encodes the following:
- a CDS encoding NAD-glutamate dehydrogenase, with amino-acid sequence MSLPTPVLRLQDSARQQNFAEDFLPFLAGYYRQADFADLASYSDTELLSAADSHRKLAQEPRAASKAVVRVSPTGDTVRHTLVEIVADHLPFLLDSLLMLLNREQRVPLAVLHSAWQVKRNADGKAATLEEAAKESSAQETLVAMYLKGGEAAQDQKLAKQIRSLLAELGTIVESEHKLRGQLFLVNQMILNEGRSQDAEIVSFLSWLADRHFLLMGFCEYDLVNHSGSPRLQAKANTAQGILAGNSNLIADNFAALSDADKKQWLRHNRLLLNKSQQRSRIHRPAYLNQVSIQKLNANGQVVGQWCFIGLYTATAYTDSIWNIPVLRDKAKHVLNHFDVADGSHQEHNLRHLLQTYPRDELFESSNEELTEAAASLLALGQRPRVRLFARSDVFKRYVSVLCYLPKEQFGSQLCQRIAGYLKATLAAESCEYTVQLTDDNPLACVQFLCRTNAGKLPAFTRSELERHVAGLAANAETTPQAAAPQPKAEQKKQPEAKHKAKAKSASAAHEDDTAFSAAYREAFSPDQALTDLKHTELLNDNRVLVTVFSEQENPAAPYALRLYTPQISPPLSQTLPIIGNMGFDVHTAVPYTLHTENSAVGLNHFSLKPNVPVHAQADGCDALGSELPALFAEVWAGRVENDRFNALVLSAGITWRNSVLLRALAKYLKQATLPFSQERIEQTLIRHGVIAAKLVELFAARLHPEEADENRALMINSELTGLLADVPSLDEERIINAFRSVILAVCRTNFWQTDKEGGLKSEISLKIKSKDIPFLPKPLPLFEIWVYSPRVEGTHLRGSKVARGGLRWSDRFDDFRTEVLGLVKAQMVKNAVIVPGGSKGGFVCKQLPDAATDREGYLKEGIACYKIFINALLDLTDNRTAEGIEPPQQLHRRDGDDPYLVVAADKGTASFSDTANALSAEHGFWLDDAFASGGSAGYDHKGMGITARGAWESVKRHFRHLGKDIQNEDFTVVGIGDMGGDVFGNGMLLSEHILLKAAFNHRHIFIDPNPSAAKSFEERKRLFQSGGGWEKYSRAQISQGGGVYERSAKSIEITPEVKAWLDIEADSLTPNELIRELLKADVELIYNGGIGTYIKAASESHADVRDKANDEVRVNGGEMRAKVLGEGGNLGATQLGRIEYWQSGGRCCTDAIDNSAGVDCSDHEVNIKILLGEAVRAERLTLEERDELLRDMTGEVAQLVLQDNYLQTQALSVAQLNPAGYLKTAAALIRYLQENAGLDRSVEFLPDEAEINCRTEAGKGLSNPEVAVLLSYSKMHCQDNLLGSDLPDDPNFLPALIRYFPAPLQQQYGTEMQQHYLRREIIANQLANRVINRMGMHFIQRCSEENQASVADVVRAYWVADILLDGEERFRAVQALDNRLPAEAQMRLCADIAELIGHVAGQLLRSKRPFDNIGSLISHYRAPTTEFMQQLPERIQAEEHPSIAERETWLGSYSVFSQQEAAMLARLPFAANVLAVVDLAAKIGKPIATVAKAYFMLSEKLNMSWIYRAIAKLPSDNQWQSQAGLAMYEDATNIHLAFTRDFLQAGSNSRAAAKIAAARSQIADMQHYEPVDLSMLSALVRNLSKIVAAG
- the tsaB gene encoding tRNA (adenosine(37)-N6)-threonylcarbamoyltransferase complex dimerization subunit type 1 TsaB; the encoded protein is MNHTVSAEQPLLAIDTSTQWLSLALRHNGHTRLFHQETGNRQSELILPQITTLLDEAGLTVRELAAIAYAQGPGTFTGLRIGAGVAQGLAAPFGIPLIPVPCLDAVASLCPGQTAVLAATDARMGEVFYAWFNTQTQQRLSDYQVGKADEIRLPENLSGSLNPDGISGIGNAFALPEPPPFPGRSDMPTAEHYLALTASGRYPAVSAAEAELLYVRNKVALTAAEQAARKGAA
- the rimI gene encoding ribosomal protein S18-alanine N-acetyltransferase — its product is MIVRLARPGDSAALAALDAQCNPSPWSEKQFAACIGHANETVLLAEQGRELAGLIVWQTILDEAELHLIDTAPAYRRQGVASLLLGHLFKQAKAKNIRRIFLEVRHSNRAAIALYQQYGFISCGSRPGYYPCPDGSREDALLMEKPC
- a CDS encoding uracil-DNA glycosylase; this encodes MLSSRYPRLHEALGLGPMWLKRSACITENTHPESQRLPENKHSEFRQNGHSELQPNPPHSTAPAAQPRLPESERSELRQNEAGKFQQHQNHTLAPNQPAARTMPPPQGHRANVLATIATSQPLQPTPAQVDNESNPLAAVQRLWAALLPATFANIEELQQQAAACATCSLHSQRKQALSGYGAMPARIMVISLNPAPSDDETGQLISGRHGRLLDNMLAAIGLAPEQVFRTAWLRCTPRIALKTTPKEQVRCAAFIRQEFAWVQPQAVLLLGNSFYDPARRWLLKQLIGRTPAFTVPHPAILLRQPELKAQAWHSLKQLKAALAKA
- a CDS encoding NAD(P)H-hydrate epimerase, which encodes MPQNPPKIYTAAQMREREQAAVAAGTSFLQLMENAGQAAAADLLRRLPMPGRALLVCGKGNNGGDALVIARVLQQHGWQADIVLLLGTTLSDLAETNRQRLQGLDGIRFLPAEALPAALEQGYGLIIDGIFGTGFSGSLPPEAAESCRLLNRAAGYKVALDIPTGLNGDTGEAAADTFRANLTYAFAALKPAHAGPTAQQWCGEIVCLDIGID